The sequence ACGACCATGGCGTTAGTCGCAGCCATAGCCTTCATACAGTGGTTCGCCATGGACGTACTGTCCGCGTCGAAAGAGGTTGACCTCGTTCCGATGGTCACGATCCCGGCCGGTGAATTCTTGATGGGCTCTCCAGAGGGAACCGGACGAGCCGATGAGTGGCCGCAGCGAGCCGTGTACCTCGATGCGTTCCTCATCGATCAAGTCGAAGTGACGAATGAACGCTATATGGCCTTTGTGAAATCCACCGGCCATCGCCCGCCTCCGAATCCGTACGGCACAGGTTCCCTTACGTCCACTAATGGGATTGAGCAGTTACCCATTGTGCAGACAACGTGGTATGACGCCAAGGCCTATTGCGCGTGGGCGAAAAAACGACTTCCGACGGAAGCGGAGTGGGAAAAGGCTGCTCGTGGAACAGACGGCCGTCTCTATCCCTGGGGTAATGAGCCCTCGACCGAAAAGCGCGCTAACTTTGATCGGGAATGGGATGAAGAGCACACGCTGCACGTAGCCGGTTCATTGCCGGACGGCGACTCCCCGTACGGCGTGCACGATATGGCCGGCAATGTCAGGGAGTGGGTCTCGGATTGGTACGAGCCGGAATACTACAAGGACGCGCCCTACCGAAATCCTCCCGGTCCTGACAAGAATGGAGTGGTTCGTTCGATTCGCGGCGGGTCCTGGCGTAGTCCGGCATCCGACATCACCACAACAGCGCGTGGCCGTGGGGGATTCGCTCTCCAGACCCATGGCACAGGATTTCGTTGCGCACGTAGTCTCGAACAGGCACCTCAGCCGGCGCACTAGATCGCGGAGATGTCTCGATGGAACATATCGGCAACAAAACAATTCGGGAGGCCGGTTCCTGCATCCAGGTGACGTCGGAACTCCGCACGGCGTCACCTGCCGAGGAGACAGGATCCTCATTTTATGGGGTCCTGTCACCTCGGCGAACCGTCATCCCCCCTGGAAAAGATTTACTCTCTGGACCGCTGAAAGGGGAACTAACATGGATATGAGCTTCATTTTTTTGGTCATGATGGGATTTCTGACAGGTGTGCCGTTGGCCGGACTCTTTCAGACGGTTACCGTTGCCGTTACGCGCCGGGTTGGACAAGACAGGTCGGCTCAGGAACTAAACCCCCGCCGTCGGAATGGACAACGAACGAATGCGCCGTATTGATCGGCGTGGCCAGGAGATAGACCTATGAAAATAGTCGTGACTGGAGGAACAGGATTCATCGGCCGGGCGCTGTGCCTCGCCCTCATCCAGGGAGGCCATAGGGTCAGCATCCTCACGAGAAATGCTGTCACAGCATCACGCTTGTTGGAGCCGAATATGACTGCAGTTGAATGGAGCGGGCGGGATAGGGGACCCTGGGAGCAGGTACTTGAAGGAGTCGATGCCGTCATTAACCTCGCAGGGGCACCGATCGCCGATGCGCGTTGGACTGACTCGCGAAAGCAACTCATTGCTGATAGTCGTGTCCTGACTACTCGCTTCTTGGTCGAAGCCCTCTCGCGCTGTTCCTCCAAACCCGCCATATTCATCAGCGCTTCCGGCATCGGCTATTACGGCGCCAGCGACGATCGCCGTCTGGATGAAGGAGCGCCGCGAGGCCACGGTTTCTTAGCCGATCTGTGCCTCGCCTGGGAGGCCGAGGCCCTTCGCGCCGCGGAGTTCGGCACGCGCGTCGTGCTGTTACGAACCGGCATGGTGCTGGAACAAGACGGCGGGGCACTAGCCAAAATGGTATTGCCGTTCAAGTTGTACGCAGGGGGTCCGATCATGCCGGGGAACCAGTGGGTCTCCTGGATTCACCGACGTGACCACATCGGTCTGATCCAATGGGCACTTACTACGCCGACGGTTTCCGGCCCGATCAATGCCGTCGCGCCGGAGCCCGTGAGGATGAATACATTTTGTGAAGTTCTCGGGCATGTGCTTCACAGACCATCATGGCTTCCCGTTCCAAGGTTTGCGTTGAACATGCTGCTTGGTGAATTGGGGACACTCATGACAACCGGCCAGCGAGTGATTCCCGCGAAGGCCATGGCGGAAGGCTATGCGTTTCACTATCCGACTCTCGAACCGGCCTTGCGAGCCGCGCTCAAGAAGCCGATCGCCGCTGAACAGGTGACATGAACCGCGCAGCGGCACCATACCAGGAGCGATCATTTGAGGTCACCCACGAGGAGGTTGGCTCATGAGAGCTTTCGCAACGTACGTTGCGGATTGATGATGGGGTTTTTCGCCGTCGCAGCACTATGTTTGCTCGGATTGGCGAGTCTTCGGTA is a genomic window of Nitrospira sp. SG-bin1 containing:
- a CDS encoding epimerase, with product MKIVVTGGTGFIGRALCLALIQGGHRVSILTRNAVTASRLLEPNMTAVEWSGRDRGPWEQVLEGVDAVINLAGAPIADARWTDSRKQLIADSRVLTTRFLVEALSRCSSKPAIFISASGIGYYGASDDRRLDEGAPRGHGFLADLCLAWEAEALRAAEFGTRVVLLRTGMVLEQDGGALAKMVLPFKLYAGGPIMPGNQWVSWIHRRDHIGLIQWALTTPTVSGPINAVAPEPVRMNTFCEVLGHVLHRPSWLPVPRFALNMLLGELGTLMTTGQRVIPAKAMAEGYAFHYPTLEPALRAALKKPIAAEQVT